Part of the Planococcus plakortidis genome is shown below.
GAGATATTCCCGGGCTTTCAAGCCAAGATACATCATCGCAATGATCAACGCCATATTTTCAAGGAAATAAAAGAAATACGCTCCCATCGATCCACCCCACTCTTGTCAGTCTCTTAAGTTTAGCAGGAAATGTTATTCGGTATATAGATTTTGGAAATAATATATATAAAAACAATCCTTTTCATGTATCCAATTCCACAAAAATACCGCAATCGCCATTAGCCAGCGTTGCGGCACATGCTTTACATATCCAATAATAATTTCGACAGGCGGTGCGATTGTTCATCCAGTTCATCGTGCTTTCTCACGAGATCGCCGAGTTTGCCTTTCATGGCGTCGACGTCCTGATCGTCTTCAAATTGCTCGGTGATGGCCACCTGTTCCTGCAATACATGGATCGTCTGTTTCAAGTTCTCGCGGTATTCCGTGCTCACCGCAAATTTCTCTTCCTTGTCATTCAGCTTATCCTTCATCGATATCCACCTCCTGCTTAGTCTATTCCCGTCAGGCGCAATCAAAAACACCGGTTTTCCACAAAACAAAAAGGCCGTTCACCAACTGGTTTCGGCCTTTTTATCATGTTGCCATTTGAATGCGGCGATCAGCCGGTAGAAGAATAAGCCTGTCGCAGCCCCCGCGCTGTCGATCAAGACATCGCGGAATTCCCCGCTGCGTCCCGGGATGAATAATTGATGGAATTCATCGGACGCTGCGTAGAGCGCGCTCAAGGCGAACGCCACGAACAGGGCCCGCTGCAAGCCCATCCCGCTTTTTCCGAGTGCCCCCGCAAACAGCAGCCCGAGCACGAGATACGCAAAGAAATGGGCGCTTTTACGGAATAATGTATGGAGCGTATCGAACTCTATCGGAACGAACGAGGCGATAGCGCTGAACACTTGCCGGACGATTTCCGAACTGATGCCCCCGGAAACCCCGGCTGGCTGATGCGATAAGGTGAAGATCAGAACCATCCATAAGACCGGCCATAGCCAGGCCAGCAATTGCTTTTTCATCCTGCCAAATCCTTTTCTTACTTGTCGTTCTTCCATTATACCCTACTGCATTCAATCGACAAGCGCTTCGAGTGAACGGATCATCCCTTCATCAATCAACCCTTCCGAATCGACGGCAAGGAACGAGTCGTACTGTTCAAGCTGTTCTTTCAGCTCGCCCGTCAAGCCTTCACCACCGATCAGATACAGCGAAGCGTTGCGCCTCGCGGCTGCGTTCCCTGCCGCCAACGCGTCGGTGTAATTCGACGCCGGCGCCAAAATGGCCACGCGCCGCTCTGCGTCTTCCTCTTTCGTGCGCGCTTCGATCGACAGGCGGTCAGCGGCCATGACGACCTCACTGCGCCCTGCCATCGCTTCTGTCGTCTCGCGCGGCATCCGGTTGCCTTTTGACAGCAGGATCGGGTATTGATGTTGCGCGGCGAAGACAGAAGCAAGCGACACGTCTTTAAACGTCGCGCCGTCCGCCACGACCACACCATCCGAATCGATGCGTTCGGAAACCAGCGCAGCGGTCTCGTAACGGTTGGCACCGCCGATGCGTTCAGTTTCGACGCCCATCCTGGCCAACTCCTCAAGCTGCGCATCCGGAATGACCGGCTCGCTGCCGAGAATGATGGCATCCGTCGCCCCGAGACGTGCGATTTCCGCTTTGGCCGATTCGTTCAATCCGTCTTTTTCCGTGAATAATAAAGGCCCGCCTTCCTGATAGGCCAGTGGCGCGCCCGACAGCGCATCCGCAAAGTGTTCACCGGTAGCCAGCACGACCGTCTCCGCCGAATCCCATACCGCCTCCGACAATAGGGCCGCCGTCTCGTACCCGTCCTCGCCGCTGATTTTCGTCACGGCTGGCGCTTTCGGTTCAGGCTCGCCATCATATGCCGCAATGCCGCTGCCGCCGTAGACATACATCGTGCCGTCCACGTACGCAAGAAGTTCACTGCCTTCGGGGACCTTTTCACGCGCCACTTGGTTGCCATTCGCATCATAGAACTTCAACTTCCCGCCGCCCAGCACCGCTGCACCGCCGGACGGTGACAATGCCGCCGCTTCGACCGAATGCTCCAGCACTTTATTGAACCCGCCACCAGGCGCCATCACCTGCACGGCGCCGAGATGATACGGATTGCCGAACGCACTCGTTCCTTGTTCCTGAAGCAGCAGCAAGCGATGGCCGCTTTGTTGCTGGTGGCTCAGTGCCGATTCGGTGACGACCGGGCGGTAACGGTTCTCGAGCGCACGGAAGGAAGCCGAACGCACCGGCTTGCGCAAGCGTTCGCCTCCTTTCGCATTGAGGAACGCCCATTCGCCCGAATCCGCAAATTCAACGATGGCCCCGTCTTCATCGGCTCCAGCGATCCGCACCTGCTCTTCGGCCGGCAAGGCTTTTTCATACTCGACTGCGCCATCGTCAAGCGAGCGCGCGATCAAGGTCGGCACTTCGACTTCTTCGTTCGGTGCTTTAATATAGTAGATGATGCCGCTTTTCACTGCATAAGGCTCCAACACATGGGGCGACTGCCATTCCTGGCCGCCTGAAAGCGCCCGCCCGTGGAGCACCGAGCCATCGAAATACATCAAATGCCCACTGGAAATGGCGGCTTGCCGCAAATCGCCGCCTGTGGCATCCACGACCGGCGTGCCGTCGAGTTTGTACACGAGCAGCCGTGCGCCAAGATTTCCAGTGATCATCACATGACCCGATTCAAGTGCCACATCCGCCCCTGAACCGCTCATGCGAAAGCCTTCCGAAAGAGCAAAGCTTCCCGTTTCCTTGCCGTCCGTCAAATCATGCACCGTCACTTCATTGCCGGAAACCGTGACAAACCGCTGATCGCCGATCGCATAATATGACGAGGCAAGCTCTTTGCGCCAGCTTTCCTTGCCATCCGCGCCATAGCTGACGATCGCCTGCGCCCCGAGCCGGTTCTCGAGCACCGCGATGACCTGCCCGTCCATAACGGAGAGTTCGCCCGCCTTGACGCCGTCCGGCAGCTTGACCAGCTCTTTGTATCCCGCCTCTGCCGCGAGCGCGCCGTCCGAAAGCAATCCCGCTCCGCCCGCAGCTGCGAGCAAGGCGATACCTATCCCGATCTTGACCTGTTTCATGTGCCTCCCCCTCTTCTCCTGGCTGTCTTCCTTCAGCCTAATGATAGAAGGTTAAGGAAATGTTAAAAAAACGACAAAACGCCCTGCCTGGATTAACGGAATCCAGACAGGGCGCAAGAATATCAAACCGTTTCTTCACGTTTCGGATGGGGCTGCGTGATATCGACCGCATACACTTCGATTTTATTGACCATCAAATCCTTGATGCCGTAGACCGGGCGCTCGCGGCTTTCGACATCCGCGACGAACTCGTTGAGCTTGTCCTGCAAGAAGACGCCGACGGGTTTATCGGCTTCGTTGACTTGAGACGCCGCATAGTGGAAGGACGTCTCGAAATACAGATTGGAAATTTCGATTGCCTTCAGCGTGTCTTCATCTTTATGTAAGCCGACCACTTTATAATAATTGCCGTACTCGTCCCGTACCAAATCGTTCTGTTCGATATGCTGCATGCTCATCAAAATTCCTCCTTCAATTGGTTTCGTTTGGAATTGCCTCAGTTATTCCTATAGACGGAACCGGGGCTGCGTAAACAAATTTTTAGTTGAAGGAAGCCGTTTGCTAATGAATGCATTGACTGGATTGAACTTTCACCTGCGGTTAACCGCAGCCGGTTTCGGGCATGACTTCCCGTTCGCATCCCGCCGCTTAACGTTTTTTCTTGTGCCAGTCATACGGCTCTTTTGCCCATTCCCATAGAAAATAAAACGCAAATATGATCATCGCGAACAGCACGCTGCTGATCCAGCGGATGTTTCCGGTCGAGAAATATTCCCTCAACGAGAAGGCGATCCCAATGGTTAAAGCGGTTATGATGCTTTTTTTCAACATATGCTTTCCCCCTTTTGTGCCCGCGCCGTTGTTTGCGCTGCACAGCAATCGGCCTTGCCGAATTAATTTTTTCAGATAGGCCGCAAATTGAAGCTTTCGGCGCTTTCATCCGTATGAATAGATAGAGGTGAGCATATATGGTTTTCCGTTCAAAATCCGACCCGTTTTTCATCCGTTTCATCCTGGCGGCAATCTTCATCATCGCGGCCGTTTCGTTTATCCCATTATTATTCGATGACGCGCCGCTTTCAGCTTTCGTGATCGTAACAGCGACGTTCCTTGTGACTACGGCGCTCATCCTGTGGATCACGTTTGCGATCCGTTACGTCTTTCAAGAACGGCATTTGCTCGTGAAAGCCGGCCCTTTCAGAAGCCGGATTCCTTACCAAAGCATCTTGAAAGTCGCCCCGACACGCGATATTTTCACCGGCTACAGGCTGTTGTCGTCTCGCGATGCGCTGGAAATCATCAACAACACGACGATGTTCGGGACAGTGAAAATCTCGCCGGAAAGGCAAGATGTTTTTATCGCTGAGTTGAAGAAGCGATGTCCGGAGTTGAAGATTGATGAAAAAATCCTGGAGCGCCGTTGAATCGGATAAAACAATAGCTAGTTAAAAACAGCCCGCAGGCTGTTTTCTTAATTTCTTCAATTTATTTCTTCAACACCCCAATGACACGCCCGTTGATATACACGTCTTCGCTGCGCATCATGATCGGCTCGAATTCAGGGTTCTCCGAGACGAGCAGGATCTCGCTGCCCATCGGCATGTACTTTTTCATCGTCGCTTCACCGTCGATGACCGCGATGACGATGTCGCCGTTCGAGGCGGTGTTTTGCTGGTGGACGACGACCATATCGCCTTTGTCGATGCCAGCCCCCGTCATGCTGTCGCCTGTCACGGTCAATAAAAAGCTGTCTTTCGGCGACACGAGCCAGTCACGCGGCAAAGCGTGCGCCGTCTCGTAATTCTCGGCAGCGAGCGCGGGGATTCCCGCCGCGACATTGCCGATGAGCGGCACTTCCGCCACTTCGTGCACTTGGATCAATACGTCTCCCCCGGCTTCGCGCACTTCGATGTCCGCTCCCGGTTCGTGGGCGTATTCGTAATCGCGCCCGTTCTTGAAGTTTCGATACAGGCTGCGCTGCTTGGTATCCGGCAAGAAACGCGCTTGGCATTTCGGCAAGTCCTGCACTTCCTCCCCTTGCCGGTCGATGATCTTAACCGACAAGCCGTCCGTGGCGATGCCGTAGAATGCTCGGCCATCCGCCTGCAAATAGCTTTCCAGCTGAGTCACCGCATCCTCGATCCCCGTACCGAAGCGTTTCACTTCGGCGATGATATACGGCCGCGCTTCACCATCCGCATGGATCTCCACCGCGATATCGCAATAGCCTTTTTTCGAAAACTGCTGGACCGGGTATTCGAGCTGCATAAGTTCATATGGATAGCCATACGTCTCGTGAAGTTCGCGGATGAGCCACTGGCGGGTCAGTTCCTCTTTGGAATGCAAGTCGACCAATTGATCGGACAGCCGGTAATCTGTCATGCTGATCGACTCGAACGGGCGGAGCGAGGCGTCTTTTCGCATGCGCAAATGCTTGCGGTCGATTTCCTTGATGAATTTCGACGGCTTTTTTACCGATGACATGTACAATAATTCATTCGCGCGCGTCATGCCGACGTACAAGAGCTTGCGTTCATCGGAATCGATCGTCTTCTGGTCCTCCGCATCATCGTACAGCTCCATCGGAATGACCCCTTGATTCAAGTCGATGAGGAAAATGACTTTGAACTCCAGGCCTTTGATCGAATGCATCGTCACGAATTTCACTTTATCGGATTCGAAATTCGGGTCATTGCCCTGCAACACTTCGCAAGGAATCCCGAAACTCGCTAAATCGGCGGCTGCGCTTTCGACCGAGCGCTTGCCACGCGCGACGATACACATCTCGGACAAGCGGTAATCGCCGCTGAGCCGCTCGATTTCCTCTGCAAGAAAAGCCACTTGCTGCTCGGGCTGCATGAAGAATTGGTAGATCGGTGGATGCCCGTGACGGTCGATGAGCGCCGGTTTGACGAAATCAACGTTCGACTGGATCGTTTCGTCCGCTTCGATCAAATCGAACGCGGCTTGCGAAATTTCCGTCGTCGTCCGGTAGTTCTTGCTCAAGGTCCGCGATTTCCCGCTCATGTCATAGCCGATCGTCGTATACGGCCGCCCTTTGCCGAGCCAGGAATCCGGGTAGATGCTTTGCGTATTGTCCGCCACGAACATCAAGGACGAATGGCCTTTCTCCTTATACAGCTCCTTCAAGAATTCCAGCTGGACACGGGTCAGGTCCTGGCTTTCGTCGATAATGATATGGGTATACTGGCCGCCGTTCGAGCGTCTCACTTCCGCCAGCGCCAGTTCGTTCATTTGCTTGAATGAAACGAGCCCTTCTTTTTCCAGAAGCTCGCGGTACAATCTCGCCACTTCAAAAACCGCTTCACGGGTCGGCGAATTCTTCAATAATTTCTGGGGCGTCCCGCTATTTCCCGAAGCGCGCCCGATGCGGTCCACCGATTGATAGGTCTCGATATCCACCATCGCGCATGACGTGATCCATTCCGCTTCGTCTTTTAAAAACTTCATATTTTTCGGCGTCAGCAGTTTCACATCCGGATGGGATTTCTTCACTTCGTGGATCGCTTTCGTCAGCACTTGCCATTCCTTATCAGCCGGCGCAATGGCCAGCTTGCGCTTCGTGCGCTGCAAATACTTCATGAACTGCCCGTACATGAGCGAATCGATCGTCGCGATTTTCACTTCCGCATTCGACGCGAACATCCGCTCCGCTTCCCCCGCAGCTGTATCGGCCAAACGCTCGTATTGAAATTTTATGTAATTGAGCAAAGTCTTGTTATACGTCACCAATAGAATCCGGTCATCCTCTTCGTGGCAATAATGGTCCATCAAAAAATGGATCCTCCGAATCGCCACGGTCGTTTTGCCCGATCCGGCCACGCCTTTCACCAACATCGGCCCGCCCGGCTCCAGTTCCACTATGCGCCGCTGTTCCATATTCAACTTCATACCCCGCACCCTCCCCATTTACAACTTATACCTTTATTCTAAGAATATTGTCATGTAATAGCAAGGTCTTGCTGCATATATAGCCGCGATTATGGATTTTAAATGTTGAATGAGAAGAAAAAATCGAGGATTTCAACTTCTCAGGCGTTCACGGGCATGATTTCTTATTTAATTCCCAATAATTTGGATTACTTTTGAAATGAAGGGTATACATACATTAAATTCGTAAAATCAAAGGAGTCAAACAATGCCTCATTGTGACAATTGCGGAGCCAAATGGACTTGGAGCGACACTTTTAAGATTGCATTTTCGCCCAAACGCAAATGCCCGAATTGCGAGAATATGCAATACCCTACAACAAATGCCAACGCAAAGAAATATTATGCAGCCTGCGCCTTTTTATTCGCAGTTGGTATCCTGCTCCCCTATTTGGATATTCCACTCAATATGTTCACCCTTTTTGTTACGCTGTACTCCTGCTCACTTATTATCGCATTGCCCTATACCATCCAACTTTCCAATCAACCAAAAACCCGCTGAAGAAAGGACATATTTTATGCCCCGTTGCCAAAATTGTAATTTCAAATGGCGCTGGAAAGATGTTATAGCGCTCAGCCTGAAAGGAAAAAAAGAATGCCCCAACTGCCAGAAAAGACAATATATATCTCCCAAATCGAACTTCTGGGTTACGTTCTTTACTTCCATGGCTTTTGTCCTCCCCACAAGCTTCCTTCGTGCTTATTACGAAATGAGCCCGTTATGGATTTTTCTGGCCATACCGATTTACTTACCGCTTGTGTTGCTGGTGCTGCCTTTCTTCTATAGGCTATCGAGTACCCGGAAACGATTCGGCAAGACGGTCGAATAATCACTTGCTTCCAGCTGACTTTCAAATCAATACACATGCGATTGCCGGAAAGGATGAATCTTATGCCCCGTTGCCAAAACTGCGGATTCCAGTGGGACTGGAAAGATATGTTCAAACTTAGCCTTAAAGGGAAGCAGGAATGCCGAAATTGCCATGCCCTTCAATACCCCTCAAGAAAATCGAATTTCTGGAGCTATATGCTGTTTCTCATTCCGTTCATTCTCGTGTCCAATTACTTCATCGTCTATCGGGAAGCCGGGTGGCTGTTTCTCCTCCTGCTCTTCCTTGTCTATGTCACGCTTGCCTCGCTGTTGATCCCGTTCTTGCTCAAGTTATCGAACACGAAGTATACGATTTGGAAATCCTAGAAGGTTTCCAAGTCGAATCACCAACTGCATGAGCCGCGTGCAGCCTATTCTCACGCTGTAACTTTTCCTATTTTTTTCTAATGCATAATAAAAGAGCCGATAATTAGCGGCTCTTACTCCACATCGCCTTCCCACGACGACATGCCTTCCGATACATTCACGATGTCATATCCTGCTTCATGCAAAATCGCGCTTGCCTCTTTGGAACGGTTCCCGGACTGGCAAATTACGACATACTGCTGATCTTCCGATAAGCCGGAAAACTCCTGTTCCCGCAGCGTGCTGAGCGGCTTGTTCTCAGCCCCGGTAATATGCGCCTCCTCGTACTCATACGGCTCACGCACATCGAGTACCGTATAGCCCGCCTCCTGCTTGGCGGATACTTCATCGATCGCAATCGTTTCGTACTCCCCGTTCCCACATGCCGCAAGCAACAACACAAGCAGCGCCATCAATCCCACCAGTCTTTTCATGCTGTTTCTCCCTTTCGAATCGTTCTATCCGAATTGTATGAAATTCCATATCCATTGCCATTTATCCGCTCAAAAAAACGCCTGAACAGACCTGTTCAGGCGTTGACTTTAGGTGTTTCCGGATGGATGTAGCTGTCAATGAACTGCGCCGCTTCTTCAAGCGTCTTGTATTCCCACGCCATGCCGTTCGACACGTCGCGGATGACCAGCCCCCGGTATCCGGCTCACACTGGACAATGAGCGTTTTGCCGTCATCGGAGTTGAAAGTCTGGGTAATGCGCACGCCGCGATATTCGAGCAGCGTGGATAAGAATGTGCGGATGCTTTCTAACTTCATACGAAACGCCCCTTTCCGTTTTAAGGTCCGTGACTCGTAATCCGTGCAGTTTCCTACTCCTCCACACTACCATATTCAGAAAAATCGGACGAGAGACTTTCTTCCTCTTTATGGACTAGAAAGCTCTGCAAGAAATGGGGCGAATAGGTCCTCTTCCACTGCCATTTCCCAAATCGCGGGAGCCTCCTCCGTTTCGAGTAGTTCTTTTAGAATCGCCTTGGCGGCCAGTGGCTGATGGCGCGCCGCTTGCGCACGCGCCAATTCATAGTTTGCCGGAACGAAGCCCGGCATGTCGAGCAGGAGCGGCTCGATCAGCTCTTTCGCCCGCTGCCCATGCCCTTTCGTCGAATAGCTCGCCGCGCGTGCCAAAACCAGCCATTCCGCATAGCGCATCTCTTCAGGCAAATTGTCTTCAACATCAGCGTGCATCTCGCTATCCAGTGACTCCAGGACATTCCATTTACGGACATAAAGGTCCGGATTGAACGGTTCCAACGCAATCGCGGCATCGAGTTTCTCGAGCGCGCCCGGAAAATCGCCTAAAATATCCAAAGCTTCGCTCCACCAGGCGAACATCTCGCCATCCAGCGGTGCTACCTTCCCATAGGATTTGAAGTCTTGGATGGCCCTTTTATACTGTTTCTCACTGCCGCTTTCCTCCGCCATCTGAAGTTCGGCAAAAATCAACATACGTCGCGCTTCTCCGGGCACTTGCGCTTTGGCGTAAGGCTTCAATTCTTCGGCCGCCTCCTTAGCCATGCCACGGTTCAGGTAAAATTGCGCCAGCTGGATCGCCGCGTCTTCGCTGTCCGGCGCAAGCTCGGAGGCGGTTTCGCACAGCGTGATGATGGTGCTGGCGAACATCAAGCGTTTGCTTCGGTGGCGCATGCGTTTAATGAATCCGGCAGGCGTTTCTTCTTCCAACAGCTCCAGCGCTTCCATCATCGCTCCGGCTGCCAACACATATGCTGCGGCTTGGACATCGGCCGACAGCCACTTTTGCAGATCGCGCTTGAGGAACGGAATCTTCCCGAGCGCTTCCAGTGTCAGCACGAGCTCCCCGTATAACTCCTCTTCTTCCGGCGTTTCCGGAAGCAACATTTGCAGCTTGGCCAGCGCACGCTTGTGCTCGCCGTGGCGGTTCAAAAATTGCACGTATTGAAAACGTGACGGGAAAGCGTTCGGTTCTTCATTTGCCTTGAGGAATAGCGACTCCGCCATCTCGAGTTCTCCCGCCGCTTCATGGACATGTGCTCGTGCGGCATATAACCACTCCGCCGGCACTTGGTCTTTTATCCGGTCAAGCAGGCGGTTCAATTGCTTGATATCGGCAGGCGTCACAGCAAGCCCGGCCAAGTCCGGCAATACAGCGGATAGAGGCTCGGTCGCGATAAAATCCAGCGCCGCAGTGAAGGCTTTTCGGATCTCCCCTGCTTCCTGGTAGCAACGCACCAATCCGCCGAGCGCCGGCGCATATCCAGCTTCCTGCCCAGCCGCTTGTTCGTAAAAGGCGATGGCCTGAGGAATATCACCGGCCATTTCCGCAAGCTGCCCTTGTTTGGTGAGCGCCATTGGGAACTGCCCTGCCGACTCGTAGAGATGTTTAGCAAAACGCGGATTGCCTGCCTGTTCGTGAAGTTCCGCTTCCAGGCAGAGAATTTGCGGCATGCCTGCTTTGCGCAGCTTTTTCAACCCCGCGATGACGCGGTGGCGCAGGCTCGGAGCAGCCCCAAATTCACTGTAGCGTTCCGCGAGCCTGGACAAATCTTCGCCTTCCGAAAGGGCGAAGCCGTCTTCCATGATCTGCAAGGCTTCACCGGCAGACACCAGGTCCTCCGCTTGTTCAAGTATCAATTCAGCGGCACGGATACGGTAACCGGCATCGGCCCGCTCCAGCCCCTGTTTCAAAAACGCCAATGCCTCATCGCTGCGCTGTTGGCCATATAGTGCCTGCGCGATATCGACAGGCGTGAACAAATCCTCGGGATCCAGCTCATATGCCTTTCTATAGGCAGCCTCCGCCTGTTCGAATTGCTGCTGTTCGATTGCGATATGCCCCAGATACGAATGAAGGATATCGTGGTTCATCTCTTTCTTCAGGCCTTCTTCAATGATCTGTGCCGCTTCCTCCCATTGCTCTTTTTCCATGAACAATTCAGCCATCCGCAAATACGCAAAAGGCTGCTCCGGATCCAGCGTCAGTGCCTGTTGGTAATGTTCCAGCGCTTCCTCCGTTTTGTCCAGCGCCTGCAGGCATCGGCCCATTTCATAAAGGAAGTAACCATCTTCCGGATGCTTCCCGTTCAAATCGGCAAACCGGCGATACGCCTGTTCCACAGCGCCGTATTCGTATTGGACGAGGGCATGCGTAATTTGCGCGTACACGTCTTCCGACAATTGGCCGGTTGCGATTTCCGACCATTTATAGGCCTGGAAAATGCGCCCTCCTTCCAAATAGCAACGAGCCAAATAGCTGTAGGCGAGCGGCTGGTAATGGTCAAGTTCGATGGACCGTTTCAGCAAGGGAATCGCCTGCTCCATTTTTCTTTCATTCATGGAAATAGCCGCTTTCAAAAACAGTGCATACGGGCTTCTGCCATGCGCCGGTTCTTTCAAAGCGGCGAGCGCTTTACTGCCTTGATCTTTTTGGAAATACAGATGTGCTTCCAGCAATTCCAATTCCGCATCATGCGCATCGAACTCAGTCCGAAGCCGGTCGAGCCATTTTTCATGCCATTCGATGGACTTGCCCGAAAGCGCCATCGTCAAACCGATCACCGCGGCATAGCGCTGTTCCTGATGCTGCTCCAAAAAGTCGGCAATCTTTGCTTCATTGAGCGGCTCGACATCAAGCAGCTCATAGATTTCCGTAAAGAAACGGTGATCCGCCGCATCCTGGGTCTCCAGTAATCCATTCCGCGCCTCGTCCACGAACGCCATGCTCAACGAATCAGTCATGCGGAACATCTTCGGCACTTCGCCATAAGCGACCAAAAAAGGCCCCAAATCGTTAGGGTCTTGAATCACCAGCGCTTGCAGCCGGTCGTCATAGCCGACCACGACCTGCACATGCGCGCTGTTTTCGATCATCATGCTTAGCAACACCGGTACCCCGGCATCGATGAAGGCTTTGTAGCGGTCGATTGTCCCTTTGAAATAACGCGCGGTAAAGCCGCGCGTTTCCATATAAGACATCGTCGTCTGTAACTTCGTACCCGTCACGTCGAAGACATGCGCAGCAATCTCATCTTGAGTCGCGGTTTGTCTGAACGCCTGCAAGATCAGCGACAACGAAGCCGGGACGCAATAATTGAGTTTCTGCACTTCAGGCGTCAAAGAGAGTTTTTTATGCGTCCCATCCGGGTTGATTTCCACTTTCGTATAAAGGCTCTCCTTCAATTCCCGGGGATGCCGGTCAATCCACTGGTCCAACTCAGCGAAACGTTCCAGTTCGTACAAACAATGTGCTGCCAGATGGACGAACATCTTTTTGCGGGAATGATAGGGATTGGTTTCAAGCGCCGAGCCCATTTCACTCAAGGCTTCTGCAAATCGGCCGAGCTGATGCAACCGTGTAATCTGTTCCGTGTGAAAAGCGTGGACATGCGGAAATTTTGCGGCGCCTTGCTTCAATAATTCAAGCGAACGTTCGGGCGCCCCGCGCATCGCCAACAAATCCGCATACAAGAGGTGGATGGTCGTGCTCCAGCGGCTATCCGTATCCGGAAGCGCAGTCAATAAGATGTTTTCTGCGTCATCCCAATCGCCACTATGGATGGCGAAAAAGGCTTCCTGGTCCGGGCGTGCACCGCCGAGCTCCACGATACGCGCCAATTGTTCGGCAGCTTCCGGGATGCGGTTCAACTGACAATACACTTTCATCAATAGATGATGTGCATGCCCTAGCTCATTGTCACTGTAAGCATCAGAATGAATACCCTGCAGACGGGCCAACATCCGTTCTTCCGCCTCCAGGCTGCGCCCCGTTTCCAAAAACCGAACGCAATGCCATGAATAGGAACGCAAACTGCCAAAACGCTTGTAACTCGCGGTTGCCAACAGGTTGCTATAGCCATACAAATCGGATTCATCCGCCATGCGGATCAATCGATAAAATTCCTCTTCATTCGGAATGGCCGCCAAAAATGCCTTTAATGCCTTCAGTGATTTCGTCTCCCAGAATTCCCCAATCACACGGACCAAATCATCCGCCGTCTCGATGTGAACAGTCGCCATCATGTCTCTCTATCCCCTTTAATTTTCTACTATATAAAGATCTTCTTACTA
Proteins encoded:
- a CDS encoding tetratricopeptide repeat protein, coding for MMATVHIETADDLVRVIGEFWETKSLKALKAFLAAIPNEEEFYRLIRMADESDLYGYSNLLATASYKRFGSLRSYSWHCVRFLETGRSLEAEERMLARLQGIHSDAYSDNELGHAHHLLMKVYCQLNRIPEAAEQLARIVELGGARPDQEAFFAIHSGDWDDAENILLTALPDTDSRWSTTIHLLYADLLAMRGAPERSLELLKQGAAKFPHVHAFHTEQITRLHQLGRFAEALSEMGSALETNPYHSRKKMFVHLAAHCLYELERFAELDQWIDRHPRELKESLYTKVEINPDGTHKKLSLTPEVQKLNYCVPASLSLILQAFRQTATQDEIAAHVFDVTGTKLQTTMSYMETRGFTARYFKGTIDRYKAFIDAGVPVLLSMMIENSAHVQVVVGYDDRLQALVIQDPNDLGPFLVAYGEVPKMFRMTDSLSMAFVDEARNGLLETQDAADHRFFTEIYELLDVEPLNEAKIADFLEQHQEQRYAAVIGLTMALSGKSIEWHEKWLDRLRTEFDAHDAELELLEAHLYFQKDQGSKALAALKEPAHGRSPYALFLKAAISMNERKMEQAIPLLKRSIELDHYQPLAYSYLARCYLEGGRIFQAYKWSEIATGQLSEDVYAQITHALVQYEYGAVEQAYRRFADLNGKHPEDGYFLYEMGRCLQALDKTEEALEHYQQALTLDPEQPFAYLRMAELFMEKEQWEEAAQIIEEGLKKEMNHDILHSYLGHIAIEQQQFEQAEAAYRKAYELDPEDLFTPVDIAQALYGQQRSDEALAFLKQGLERADAGYRIRAAELILEQAEDLVSAGEALQIMEDGFALSEGEDLSRLAERYSEFGAAPSLRHRVIAGLKKLRKAGMPQILCLEAELHEQAGNPRFAKHLYESAGQFPMALTKQGQLAEMAGDIPQAIAFYEQAAGQEAGYAPALGGLVRCYQEAGEIRKAFTAALDFIATEPLSAVLPDLAGLAVTPADIKQLNRLLDRIKDQVPAEWLYAARAHVHEAAGELEMAESLFLKANEEPNAFPSRFQYVQFLNRHGEHKRALAKLQMLLPETPEEEELYGELVLTLEALGKIPFLKRDLQKWLSADVQAAAYVLAAGAMMEALELLEEETPAGFIKRMRHRSKRLMFASTIITLCETASELAPDSEDAAIQLAQFYLNRGMAKEAAEELKPYAKAQVPGEARRMLIFAELQMAEESGSEKQYKRAIQDFKSYGKVAPLDGEMFAWWSEALDILGDFPGALEKLDAAIALEPFNPDLYVRKWNVLESLDSEMHADVEDNLPEEMRYAEWLVLARAASYSTKGHGQRAKELIEPLLLDMPGFVPANYELARAQAARHQPLAAKAILKELLETEEAPAIWEMAVEEDLFAPFLAELSSP